TACTACGGGTTGAAATTGTGTGTGGATTTAGGGAATATTGTTGAAATTGAAATACAACCTTTACTTCGGGATATAAGGAACAATCTGTAAAGGTGGAAAATAATTAATCTTACCCTGTGGGGCATAATACACACCATTAAGATGGTGATAGCGCCTCAATTTAATAACATATCAATGATGTTACCACTAATCCTATAGTTAGGAGGCTATATTATCAATTAAGgtggtggatttttttttttttaaatcaccagGTTTAGATGGCTTTTCAGCCAAATACTATAGGAAGTACATTCACAGTCACACCTATTTTGACCAAGGTTTATACAGAAGCGCTGGCAGAAGGACAGTTGCCACCAACATGTAATGATGCAGTAATCACTGACTgctgaaaaaagacaagaacCCCTATGAGCCAAGTAGCTTCAGGCCAATTAGCCTGGAAAACGTAGATTGCAAGATATTGAGGCTAAGGTAATAGCAATGAGAATGGAAAAAGGCCTGCCACAAGTTATTAATCATGACTAGGTCGGCTTTAGTAAAGGTAGATCATCAGCTGACAATCTCAGATGCTTACTCAACCTTACAATATTTGGTTAAATCATAAGGGAAATGTTCCAGTTGCTGCATTCTTGCTTGATGCCATGCAAGCATTTGATAGGATGGAATGAGGTTATCTGATGTATACTCTGCAAGCGTTTAGCTTCGGGGCAGGATTTATTAAGTGGGTTAAGGTACTATATTCAGCAAAGCGGGCAGCAGTTCTTACGAATGGCATTATATCCCCCCTCTTTAATCTGGGACGTGGGACTTGGCAGGATGATCCTCTGTCTCCGTTGCTCTTTACTTTGCTCGTGGAACCACTGGCAGTGTCAATCAGAGATGATTTGAGAATTAACAGAGTAGGAGGTAGGGAGCATAAATTGTTTTTATGCGGACAACATTTTGTTGTTACTAGCAAACCCAGCTTCTTCTATTCCAGGTTTTATGGGCATTGTTGGGAGTTTTTTCTGAGATTTCAGGCTACAAAATTAACTAGCAAAAATCAGAAGTGATGCCAGTCTCATTGGGTTGCTCCCCTGCTGACAttagagtatttccatttaagtGGCTGGGATGAAATATCTTAGTTTAAGATTGACTACAGACTTTCAGGAGattattcaaataaatatatatctgGTGCTCCAAAATATTAAGTGCTGTGACCCAACatgctgtatgtgtttgtgtactttGATACCTGTAGACTTCAACGTGGAATGTATGTTTTGTACTGTACTTTTGCAAGGtgtttgagaaaaaataaaaaatctaaatgacaaaaaaagtaaaaaataaataaaataacacacaatAGTGACCTCCCAACTTTGTGGATCACCATCACAAAGCCAGattcataaagaaaataaaaaattaaaaaatatcccAGTTTGATGTGGGCCTTCACAGAGCCCTGATCTGATTGACTAACATAATTTCTCCCATAATATTGACAGTTCACACATAATTGCTTCTTTCATGCTCAGATTCACTCATCAACGTTCACtctgatttgtttctttttgcgGCAAGCAAACAAATTATTCCtaatatacatttacatactgtacaagaTACAAAACTATATACTAGTAAACTTGACAGTCATTCCAAAAATCTCACAAGCAGGAGTCAATGTTCAGTCAGATACAAGAACTCTTTGTCACAGTTggtgaaaattacattttcctacaaaacatattttaaaatgacttaagtcttttttccatcttgtggtttatataaaaacataattttaacaCAGGTGATGTCATAGTTGATAGATTGGCTATGTCTGTAGATGTCCACAAGAGAGAGCTCTTGCAATGGTCTATTTATTCTAGATAAAGATGCCAGAGTGAACATCGTGTGCGGACATTTTAATAGAGTGCTGCTGAAATAAgtctgaaaagtgttttttttactggttCCCTTGTCTTGGAGTCAATGGATTTTTGAATGGGTTATAGgttagatgcctgaaataaggtccatGGTAAACATGCTGAAGAGGTTTTCACGTTTTGTGCTACAacatataatgtaatataatgtcaTAAAATACATGTAGTTAAAAAGTGTTTACAGAAGTTGTCTAGGGCattacaccaaacacagagATTCATTTAGGctactcactagtctgtctttacTGATGGCTCTAATTTTAACTTTataacttgtagattgatcaacttacagtaaagtgtgtatagGGTAGGAGTCTTAGTGGTGATGATGTTGAAATCAAGCAATCACGATGTGGTCGTCAAAGTGGTGTTCATTAGtcaagattatcttgctgaacaacgCGTGTAAGAatcaataatccaaaatccactGCAATTTCGAGCCAGAGTCTGCGCAGTAGTGATTTGGTGGTGGAGCCATGGTATTGATTACCTGTCCATACATCTACCAGAATCAATCTACCCCTTTTAATAGAATCAAACAACTAACTGAATAAGAACAAACTGAAATGACAGAATTAAAAATCTTTGGGCAAAAatgatttgctttttattttaagattcTAGTTTGGCCCATGTCTCATAAACAAACAAGAGGGCATGAAGGGGATtagatgttttggcttcactttttaGCCCATCTTTGCTAACATATCAATGGTGTAAACCATTTTGTGTGGCTATTGGGAAAATTGTTAATAATTATATTCGTGGATCGGTCTTTTGTTACACAATTTGATAAACAGGACATTTAAAGCAGCTGTATGAACCAAGAATATTCACAGTTATATTGAAATTGATGTATTGTGAGCAGGATTGTTCTGtagttttttaatatatttttctgttcagcAGTACATAATTGCTAAAGATGCCTGAGATATACATTGCTTGTGGacatctttattgattttctccCTTTTCAGGGCAATACAGCAGCacattgatttttattattttatgacATATGGCTGTCAACATACATTTTGACTCCAGGCTTCCTTATAAGTAGGCATTATCGTATTAGTATTTTTCCTGTATATAGCCTCTTATGAAAGTATAAAAACCCAGATGGAGATTTGCAGGTCGAGGATTTCATTAGGATTCATACATCTGGCTGTGTTAAACTGTCTAAatttacagtgaaaacaaaactaGAACTAAAGCTTCCTAATAGGGAAGTGTAGGATGTACTTTGTAATTACAATAATCCCTGAATTTGTCAACGTGAAACCAACATCTGTTCTAacttaaaggtcatatttttttttaaaatattgcatCCACAGAGCTAGTAGAAAGGTGTAGAATACACATCTCTTTTCCTGAAAAACTTTGTTATGATTGTAAATGAATAATTGTACAATGTTTGCCACATCCTACAttactgttttgtgtctgtgtgggaaTTCTGACCTCTAACAAGATTTGTCAGCCAATAGCATAACGCTGTTGGAATCACGtgatatctgtgttttgtcagtatCAAGAGTATAATGTTAGGTAGCATTAGTGTCATTAACATTAGTTAGCATTAGTGTTAACGATGTTGGGgtaagctagctagcattagcaacgttTGTTACAACAAACTGccaaccacttgagggggcataTGATTCGACCaacagtagccccattcacactgccctttgagtgctGGGATCctgcggcgaggggtgaaatttcactGTGCCTCTGATGGAGGTCctatcagaggtagtatcaaaggtgcagtattggcgaaccgaaccagtgtgaacggataagccggcggctCGGAGTGAGgatgtgtcgatctgatggtgttcactgtctgataactagcagatccatcactcaacaaaataaagagaaatgtcccacaaagcaacattacaggactaaacaacagtaatgtagtactgtgtgtctttggcaacttatatgaggaaaaaaagttctacatggagaagtgtctgtctgtccgtcctaccgactctttgtcacatttctgcccgaaaaacagcgtctgtccccggcaaaaaactttaactcaccaagtgtaATCACCGCAACGTTCAGCCCTCCCGACTGAGACTtaagtgaactttcccccagaaaacagcatccttccccgcgagtgaaagagtcagacagcatcctgtttactgatggcgattatgtaattatgtaatttagagcgaaacacgtaactttgtcattttccaggatgcatggtcggtcaggatctcaatcacaaaacattataacagcatccatatgattataaacagtcagcaggtacatatttagattaacaggaggacaccgggggaaacacgttgaaaaaaacacacagacattatcatcatgatgtgtaccgtcacgcctcttttggagccgcaGCGCCAACTTTTTGTGTGAATTACACATTGGTGCgtctttacgccggagctgcttggctctgtgtgaataAATAATGGTGGAGAATTGGCGAACTGCTGCTGCGGCAATAATGCAGggactctgtgtgaaaagggctatcGGCGTTGTAACATGAATGCAATGGTAGGGGGAGCTGGACTGCcgcatttagtggctgaatgttatcaataacacctttaaatcaTGGCAATTTCAACAAAGAATTAATATTTTGATGTGATCTATGTGAAATGTCAACACCCAGCTAAAATGAATGGAATGAACAGAAAACTCCTCACTTCATCTCTGAATgaacaaacagcaacagcagcagctgaataCTTCATCACTTATATATTGACACAAACATctcaacacagcagaacagcgtGAGAGAAATAGACATATTTGTATAACAAAAGATATTCATAATAAATAGAGACATAAAATGTTTGATCAAGTCAAACagctcatacacacatattatTTTGGAATATTATTTACAACAATTTttacggtggccctgagagctcacagcactgcaacttaagaaaacacatgcaaaaagacaaaacacatgcaaattaagaaaacatcttcatcaattTGACAACACATGCGCAGCATTTAGAAAACGCGCTGCAAAGACCACAACGCAATACATTAGAAAAAAGCGATGCAAAGACCACAACGCAACACATTAGAAAAACGCGCTGCAAAGACCACAACGCAACACATTAGAAAAAAGTGATGCAAATAGACCGCAACACAACGCAAGTGTTTCCAGAGgacactttttttccttttttttttgtttccagagGACGCTTAAAAGTGATGACACACGTCCGGACACGCTTGTTGTTGACGCGGATTTTGAGTCACAGCGCTATTAAGGTTCTCTTTCCGTCAGTGGTGTtggaaaatgagataaaaaggctgtgtccaaattcaggggctgcagccctcgaagggcgcatttgaaggccaattacgtcacaacgctgcgcgaaggctgtccaaattcaaaggctccttcaaatgcagcccacaaatgcagcctgcccttccctctttttggaggacgcaccgctactatccttcgcggcctgctatatcccaagatcctttgcacaccgctgctcagtcgcgaaacagaagaggaagcaagagaaaatggcgacatcaagtggcgcagacatgacattcaaatttaagtaatgggtttatactcggtttttaatcatttgaacatccaacgccagatatgttaaacgTCAAGGGACTATAATacctccaaatttcaactttcagttaaaatacgtgacgctggttatgctatggtaaatatagttgttattcaccaatgggttaatgtttattttgtaatgttgataattcaatttagatttgacacattgtacacacgcaaataaatgtacacatttgatagatttgaaccaaaacagactgtaatgcatgaacacctggtgacgcaaccaggaaatactccgaaggctagaccgtcccatttaacaacggtggacgcggacttcaaggtctctccgaaggacctGGCCTTTGTGGGCCGcgaaggccgcgtccttgaaggatgcagcccctgaatttggacacagccaaaGTAAGTGTCCGGACGTGTGCATCACTTTTAAGTGTCCTCTGGAAACACTTCCGTTGTGTTGCGGTCTATTTGCATCGCTTTTttctaatgtgttgtgttgtggtcTTTGCAGCGCGTTTTTCTAATGTGTTGCATTGTGGTATTTGCATCGCTTTTTTCTAATGTGTTGCGTTGTGGTCTTTGCATCACTTTTTTCTAATGTGTTGCGTTGACGTCTTTGCAGCGTGTTTTCTAAatgctgtgcatgtgttgtcagattgatgaagatgttttcttaatttgcttgtgttttgtctttttgcatgtgttttcttaagttgCAGTGCTATGAGCTCTCAGGGCAACCGtaaattttacacatttgtacAAAAATAGAATCATTATACgcatcaaagtaaaaaaaatgttgacgATCATCAACAGTATTTAGGAAAGTCTCTTATttgtcaaacagaaaacatgttacTGCTgcttaaactgttttttttttcttcaaaattgaGTATTTAAGTTCAGTTAAAAAAGTTAcagatctttatttttattgttttttacaaaaaatctgattcattttctttctttgcagtTAGCCTATATGACAGCTGCAATTTACAAACTATAACATGATACAGATCGACAACAAAGTCCCTACAAAACAGAGTCTAACATAAGAAAGGGATCATTAATGTCGTGCTTGAAAATGCGTGAGAATATAAATCAACACTGCATAAGCAACAAcacatttactttgttttatttattattatgaaaGGCCCAATCTGTCAATCTTTTCAACGTATAAATCTGAAATGTATTCACACAAACTTTAGTTAAGTAggaaaattacaacaaaatgtGCAGTTATTGAACAGTAACACGCTCTTAGAAGCAACAAACATTTTGGTGGGTTTTTATTATACCACACTATAGAACATCCTGCTCTTGGATTGGGTGACAGGTGTCAATATCTTGTATGGGCGTTTCAAACATACAGTTTAAAAGAACCCTGTTCTAAATCAGACCAGAAGGTATCCACCAGTTTCTTGGGGAGGTGACTGGGGAAACGATTATGGAAGATACATCCTGCACTCAGTGGAACTAGTGTAAGTAACAAAGACTCATAATAACTCAAAGAGAGAGACTCAAAAGCTAAGAGATAATGATAATAGTGTTAGTAGTACTCACTCTTCATGAATTAATGATACACTGTACCAGTCGCTCCAAGAAAGAGGATTAGcctcctgttaccatggaaaatgTTGGTTCTGCTTAAGTGATGGGACGCACAAGAGTTTTGCCCATAATTCATGCAAAGTATCATCGGGGCTATTAATAAGGTAAGGATAGGATAGTAAACAGaaggtaaccatggcaacagcactgATGGTTCAGTCTCTGTTAGTAGTATATTCAGTCAGGGACCTACTCTAGAACCTCTATTATCTTCTCCAGGACCCCAGAAAAAACCTGCCAAGACCTTTACCACACCCCCAAGGCCCCTTTTTAAGCTCCTCAAGGACCTCTGCTACCTTCTGCAGGACCTCAGGAACCCACTTAAAAATTTCTACAACCTCTGAAAGGTCTTCCGGAAACTCGAAATTGagtcttgtgttttttcccaAGCAGCTGGGACACACGATAGTCCCTGAATCATGTTTGTATAAACAAAATCATCTTCCTTGAGGAATTTTCTGTACACCAAAACCTGTGGTAGCCCATTACTGCCAAGAAGGGAAACGATGGATAGACTGACAATGATTTAGTAAGTAAGTTAAAATTCTGATACAGGgtcaaaattaattttaaagtcAAATTGGCTTAAATAAAATGGCAGGTCAAAATCATGAGATAAactagttttattttcataataaacCTGCAAAAAATACTAACTAAATTCATTGACTGATGTGAAATTACTTTTTACTGTGTGTGGAAGAGGTCTAGGGATAACAGGTATATAATTATATTGACATTATAtttatcaaaacaataaatattattcAATAGTTAAGTCTTGTTTGCACAATGTTGTTATGAAAtgagaataaatgaaatatgaaacactGCATCTGACATTTTTAATCTTCTATTTAATCTTCTATTTCTTCTAATCATCTTCTGTTTAATCTTCTTCCTATGTTTGATAATGTTTTCCTGCTATAGAAAAAATGAATGTCGACATTCATTCACATTAAAATAAGGGATTAAAACTCTCATTAATTTAGATTCAAGTAAACATAAATCTGATTTGCACATGTCAGCTTCCAACATTAATCGATTGGCAGCCATCCATGCTGACAGACTTTAAATTGAACATTTCCTGACAGATCCAGGGAATCCCAGAATAGTTTCCACtagctgaaaaaaacaagcagccAGAAAACTGATCAAAATGTagctttaaaggttttttttttaacttccaacagcaacagacagaaaatagaatcaaagtaaaaaatatcaaGTCATCACTGGATCATTACCAACCACAGCTGAACTTACTACAGATATATAAAGAGATTGtagtaatcagattacaaaaaCCTTTCACAGTTACTATGAAGAGTTAATGTAAAAGGGTCGTCAGAGTCAAGATGATGCTCCTCAGTCAGGTtacaaaacaaactgcagcatcAGCCATTTTGACTGAGGTGTtcacaaaaaatgtgtaaaattgtctctttgaaaacacagattattttaaattatgacACCAAAATTCAAATTACAGACAACTCTGTAACtcaaagtaatctgattacttgACACATACATGTTTTaccattaaaggtgctatttgtgagatttgttgatttttgagtctcattcccacctCATCAAATAATGTCGCTCTGGGATTGTAGGATGGGTCGGAGTCAGTATTTcatgagttgggaatgagattcaaaaatcaacttttctaaCAATTAGCACCTTTAATGGGCAATCTTGtcacttcttttttaaatggtaaaatataaacgtcacattttaaaaatgttcaatttaaCAAGTGTTCAAACAATGTTcttataataaatgaaaaatatcatttGTGGAAAATGATATCCACCTTTTCTAGTACAGTTAATGTTCAAACTGTACAAAACCTCTTGTACCGGAAACTTGAAATCTATCCAAAAATATATGTCACCTGTCAGTTGACTGTGCTAtgtctgttcacacacacactctttgtgTCAAATCGTCCTTCTTAAAAGTGTCTCTAAATTAAAACTGTCACCATCTCTTCTTTAAAAAGTAGCCATCATATTTGAAATTGTTCAAATTTGAACTTCACTCATGTCAGAGATTTCTcccttctgtctcctctttctaCTCAAAGCTGGCTGGAGGACTGGCATTTGCTTACGGGACCCTGTTAAACAACTATCTGTCCTGTTAAGGCATCAGTGACACCTTGCTCTCTGCTTGTACTGTCCAAGAGTGCGAGCAACATgccaaaaatataaaagtaaaccCTCAGCCTCTCAGCTTATTTTCACAACCTCATTCTCCTGATGTCTCGCCTCCTCAGCAGCTGGAGTCCTCGCTGCCGGTGCCTCCTCCCCCTGCTACGGATTTGGCAGCGGAGGCCGATCCAACAGTGATCTGACAGCCATTGGTGACATGACTCATGACCTTCTGTTTGAGCTGAGTGACCTGCTCCCGCAACAGGGCGGCGGTGGAGGCCAGGTCTGCATTCTGGTTCTTCAGGACCTTCACCTTCTCCTCCAGCCGTGAGATCCGCTCCAGCTTCCGCTTGCGGCACTTGGATGCAGCAATGCGGTTACGAAGCTTCTTGCGTTCTGCTTTGATTCGCTCTTGTGTCTCCAGGTCGATtggggagagggaaggaggagatgtGGGGTCACCTGGTGGGTGAGGCACCTCAGGAACAGTCTGAGGGTTGTCCAGGCTTCTGATGTGGTGCTGAGCGGCTCCGGTGCCACCATGGCCGTGGCTATTGTATGCAATCTGTGCTCCAGAGTATGCCATCTGGCCCGGATTGTAGCTGCTGAGGTTGGTGTAGACAGGCATGTCTCCACTGGACATCAGGTTCCTCTGATAGGGTCCCTGCACTGAGACAGCAGAGGATGAGGATGGGGACATGGGGCCACCTCCCAGGAGTTGGTTCTGCTTGTGAAGGTCGGCAAGCGCTTTGACAAAGCCGTCAGCAAACCCTTCTTGCTCGTTGGTAGCCTGGTTGCGGTAGATGAAGGGGGTGGTGGAGTTGGACACAGGGCTGGTGGTGACCAGTCCCTGGTTTGACTGGATGATAAGGTGCTCCAGGTCGGGGGATGCCAGCTTCAGCAGGTTCATGTCCGCCGAGGGTGCTGTTGATGTCATCAGGGAGCTGTTGCCGGTGAGTCCCAGGTTGTTGTGGTTCCCACCCCTTCCTCCTGCTGGACCACTACCACCACTGAAGTGATGACTGCCTGCCACTGACATGGCTTTCTTGCTCATCAGCATCTTGTTTGATGGGTAACGCTCGTATTCTGCAATCTGGCTGAAGCCAGGGACAGCAGGGGAGTCGTCGTGGTAGAAAGGAGTCTCCATCTTGGCCGTCATTGATGAAGAGGCATCGTGGAGGAAATCTTCATAATCAGATTAACCTGAATATCAAAGGGGATTGAAATGTTCCACTGATGTCGGCAGCAGGAGGATGAAGGCAGGACAGAGAGTAGAAGAAGTGTTgataaaaggaagaagaaggagagaagacaagTACCtgcgggaaaaaaaaaacatttatgtctgtgagaggaagagaagcacAAAGAGGACTGACAGATTACTTACATGTTTACTGAGAGGTATTGCTGACACTGCTGACCCTACTCCTGTGTATGCATATCTTATATATGTACATgttatatatactgtgtattgtgtctTATTTGCAGTATTTATCCATCTCCGATTGGACAATAATGCTTGACCATGTAATACTTAGTTAGTCCACTGCCATCCATCTTGTAGCTTTTTAATTAAggattattattctttatttgaACAAAGCAGAATGCTGCTGTAGCTCAGGTGGTTTATAATATGAATCAAATTAATAATGTTCCATAAATAATTAGctttattcaaaatatattttttattttttataaataatgtgAATGCATGTGCTGACATGGCAACTAAaacaattattatcattttcagTTAGTGGTATGAGTGAGATTAGTAGTATTAATGTGTGCTCTCATCATCTAGTCTTCAGTTCATCAGTATATAGTCTATACAATCAATATGAAATCCATTGATAAAAAGTAATTCAATAGATttacttaaattaaattaactttaatgtaccctgttttcttgtaaacaaagttTACATGTAGTGTTTCTCACATAAACACATTGTGTGTATCCTTGATATCCACACAAACATGAATGcatttcctttaaaatgaaacatttggaAAACCAATATTTTGAAATCGTACAATGTTTACAGTGTTTGCTATTAAAGCCTTGAGCAGTCCAGTTCAGTTCAATTCAGTTCTTTACACATAACagttccttttgtttttccattatcAAAAATTGTGGATGGTACTAAAAGAAGTGCTCAATGCTAGGCCTGTAGTTGTAGTCAATGGTAGTCTGTGCTAGCTGTGTCACATGgtctttgttttgcttctttttaaaaaaaaaaatcaatattaagTTGGATGACGGATGTACAGCAGCAGAGTCGCAGCACACTGTagcaggagtcacatttcactCATAATGTGACAAGAGTTATAGTTGACTGACAAGGTCATGTCAGGGGGATTTGTTGTCGAAGTGAAATGCACAAGTACCTATCTgtcaatattttggttttagACTCAATGCTAATAATGCTAATAATTGCCAGTGAAAATGgcaattatgaaataaaatggcTATTTTATATTGTGCTACTTAAAGTTTAAGTTTGgctattttgttgtttaaaatcACATAGGGTTGCAAAGGGGTTGACTTTTGGGGAAATTTCCAGAAATCTTCCAAGGAATCGGGTATAGTTGTtcaatttcaataaaaaacattatagCTCATACaaccccagaaaaaaaaatttggaagctgtgtaaaaaaaattaattaaataagaAGTGATAATTTGACTCAATCACTCAGAATCAATGTTTTATTGTATACGATGTTTTGGTCATCCAACTTTGGAACAATAGCCAACCTGGTGGAGGTTTGATGACCAAACTGATCGTAAATGAAGACAAGACAGACCTCAGATAAGCATTGAGGAATTCAATCATTACTTTTAGTAGAACAAGTTCTAGCAACAAGTTAGATAGCTCAAGTAGTAGAGAGCCTGCCTCAGAAACAGAATTTGTTGCAGCCAGCAGTTCAAATCCCATTTGTAACACCATATAAACTGACTAAGGAGAGATGCAAAATGGAATGTGACAGTAAGCTAATAAAAGgcaacattaaaataataattttgaccTATCAGCAGCTGTCCTTTGGATGTCTGCAATAGATGTTGAAAAGACATcataaaaactttcattttgaaccCTGTATTGATGTCACTTGGACGTCAATAGTGAACCTTGTCAAGATGGCTAACAATGACATAgcaaaaactttcattttgaaccctgtaaggATGTCAATACTGAACGGTAAAAATTTGTCTTAAAAAGACCTTgcaaaa
This portion of the Pagrus major chromosome 12, Pma_NU_1.0 genome encodes:
- the june gene encoding junE proto-oncogene, AP-1 transcription factor subunit translates to MTAKMETPFYHDDSPAVPGFSQIAEYERYPSNKMLMSKKAMSVAGSHHFSGGSGPAGGRGGNHNNLGLTGNSSLMTSTAPSADMNLLKLASPDLEHLIIQSNQGLVTTSPVSNSTTPFIYRNQATNEQEGFADGFVKALADLHKQNQLLGGGPMSPSSSSAVSVQGPYQRNLMSSGDMPVYTNLSSYNPGQMAYSGAQIAYNSHGHGGTGAAQHHIRSLDNPQTVPEVPHPPGDPTSPPSLSPIDLETQERIKAERKKLRNRIAASKCRKRKLERISRLEEKVKVLKNQNADLASTAALLREQVTQLKQKVMSHVTNGCQITVGSASAAKSVAGGGGTGSEDSSC